In Saccharothrix syringae, the following are encoded in one genomic region:
- a CDS encoding L-serine ammonia-lyase → MAISVFDLFSVGIGPSSSHTVGPMRAAAMFVTRLEPVLASVDRVRVELFGSLGATGHGHGSPKAVLLGLEGHRPEEVDPSTAEARVAEVRASGRLRLGGVREIAFAEDGDLVMHRRKSLPLHPNGMSFTAYAGAEVVDSAVYYSVGGGFVVDETATGADRIKEDRTPVAHPFRTGDELLARTRETGLPISGVMLANERSWRDEAEVRSGLLHIWQVMQDCVERGCTETGVLPGGLKVRRRAAEMRGRLAAEHYATDPLRVMDWVTLFALAVNEENAAGGRVVTAPTNGAAGIVPAVLHYYARFVPGASDEGVVRFLLTAGAIGVLFKENASISGAEVGCQGEVGSACSMAAGGLAEVLGGTPEQVENAAEIAMEHNLGLTCDPIGGLVQIPCIERNALASIKAITAARMALRGDGSHFVSLDKVIKTMRETGRDMKDKYKETARGGLAVNVIEC, encoded by the coding sequence GTGGCCATCAGCGTGTTCGACCTGTTCTCCGTGGGGATCGGGCCGTCGAGCTCGCACACGGTCGGCCCGATGCGCGCGGCCGCGATGTTCGTGACCCGGCTGGAGCCGGTGCTCGCGTCGGTCGACCGGGTGCGGGTGGAGCTGTTCGGCTCGCTCGGCGCCACCGGCCACGGCCACGGCAGCCCGAAGGCGGTGCTGCTCGGCCTGGAGGGGCACCGGCCGGAGGAGGTCGACCCGTCGACGGCCGAGGCGAGGGTGGCCGAGGTCCGGGCGTCGGGCCGGCTGCGGCTGGGCGGGGTGCGCGAGATCGCCTTCGCGGAGGACGGCGACCTGGTCATGCACCGCCGCAAGTCGCTGCCCCTGCACCCCAACGGCATGAGCTTCACCGCGTACGCGGGGGCCGAGGTGGTGGACTCGGCGGTGTACTACTCGGTCGGCGGCGGGTTCGTGGTCGACGAGACGGCCACCGGCGCGGACCGGATCAAGGAGGACCGGACGCCGGTCGCGCACCCGTTCCGGACCGGTGACGAGCTGCTGGCGCGGACCCGCGAGACGGGGCTGCCGATCAGCGGGGTGATGCTGGCCAACGAGCGGTCGTGGCGGGACGAGGCCGAGGTGCGGTCGGGCCTGCTGCACATCTGGCAGGTCATGCAGGACTGCGTGGAGCGGGGGTGCACGGAGACCGGCGTGCTGCCGGGTGGCCTGAAGGTCCGGCGGCGGGCCGCGGAGATGCGGGGCAGGCTGGCGGCCGAGCACTACGCCACCGACCCGCTGCGGGTGATGGACTGGGTGACGCTGTTCGCCCTGGCCGTCAACGAGGAGAACGCCGCGGGCGGCCGCGTGGTGACCGCCCCGACCAACGGCGCGGCCGGCATCGTGCCCGCGGTGCTGCACTACTACGCGCGGTTCGTGCCGGGTGCCTCGGACGAGGGCGTCGTGCGGTTCCTGCTGACGGCGGGCGCGATCGGCGTGCTGTTCAAGGAGAACGCGTCGATCTCCGGTGCCGAGGTCGGCTGCCAGGGCGAGGTGGGTTCGGCCTGTTCGATGGCGGCCGGCGGGTTGGCCGAGGTGCTCGGTGGGACGCCGGAGCAGGTGGAGAACGCGGCCGAGATCGCCATGGAGCACAACCTCGGGCTGACCTGCGACCCCATTGGGGGGTTGGTGCAGATTCCCTGCATCGAGCGGAACGCGCTGGCGTCGATCAAGGCGATCACGGCGGCTCGGATGGCTTTGCGGGGGGACGGGTCGCACTTCGTGTCCTTGGACAAGGTCATCAAGACCATGCGGGAGACCGGGCGGGACATGAAGGACAAGTACAAGGAGACGGCGCGCGGTGGGTTGGCGGTGAACGTGATCGAGTGTTGA